In Spirochaetales bacterium, the following proteins share a genomic window:
- the pbpC gene encoding penicillin-binding protein 1C, with amino-acid sequence MLLSSKWFVQTGKRLKRYLLSLMDIREVQCRVISRIKQLKGIINKKWHGAFLTCFFFFTFILLLPLEQPLFEGDYSTVLKDGKGNLLCARIARDEQWRFPPVTKVPEKFRKCIILFEDKNFYVHPGIDPFAIARALCRNIEKGEIVSGASTITMQVIRLSRKGKPRIITEKIMEALLALKLELMYTKDQILAFHASNLPFGGNVVGIEAASWRYFGRQPDNLTWAETALLAVLPNDPAMIHPGKNRGLLLEKRNRLLDRLCEKKIITQTECTLGKEEPLPGTPYPIPAKAPHLFDRMIKDGHGGTSVISSIDPALQHLTASIIRKHYKHLSRSKIYNAAALIIKVDTGEALAYVGNTEPLSGEQHGNAVDIIAADRSTGSILKPFLYAFMLDEGEILPEEIVPDIPLFYRGFAPMNFAKTFDGAIPASRALTRSLNIPFVYLLQKYDYRKFYRKLAQLGMTLPYPPSHYSLSLILGGAESTLWDLTAMYATMARVLKHYPVSGYSHEDYIRNTYLPVPGNPADPEKRKKSDTSLLGAASIWFTFSAMKEVVRPDEESNWNRYASSRPIAWKTGTSYGNRDGWAIGITPDYVVGVWVGNADGEGRPEIKGIHIAGPILFDIFGILPHTNWFTKPWTDMVFAAVCKKSGMLASQSCEDTIITEIPARGLSSYPCCYHRIVHLDEKEAYQVNSSTYPVSKMVHKKWFVLPPVQEYYFKKRNSSYKVLPPFPDHVDTRMEFIYPAKNKTNIYVPLELDGTPGKTVFEIAHRSPDTTVFWHLDGEYLGETKAIHQMGVFPREGEHELVVIDEEGNVLTNHFTVVKRMKG; translated from the coding sequence TTGTTATTGTCGAGTAAATGGTTCGTACAGACCGGGAAACGATTAAAACGATATCTCCTGTCATTAATGGATATTCGGGAAGTGCAATGCCGGGTGATATCCCGTATAAAGCAATTGAAAGGAATTATCAATAAAAAGTGGCATGGCGCCTTTCTGACATGCTTTTTTTTCTTTACGTTCATTCTCCTTCTACCGCTCGAGCAGCCGCTGTTCGAAGGGGATTATTCGACCGTTCTGAAAGACGGCAAGGGGAACCTGCTTTGTGCCCGGATCGCCCGGGACGAGCAATGGCGGTTTCCCCCGGTGACGAAGGTGCCCGAAAAATTCAGGAAATGCATTATACTTTTTGAAGATAAAAATTTCTACGTTCATCCGGGGATCGATCCGTTCGCAATCGCGCGTGCCCTTTGCCGGAATATTGAAAAAGGTGAAATCGTTAGCGGAGCAAGCACCATCACCATGCAGGTGATACGGCTTTCCAGGAAAGGAAAGCCGAGAATTATAACGGAAAAAATAATGGAAGCCCTTCTTGCCTTGAAACTCGAACTCATGTACACCAAAGACCAGATACTGGCGTTTCATGCATCGAATCTTCCGTTCGGCGGAAATGTCGTGGGTATTGAAGCAGCGTCATGGAGATATTTCGGGCGGCAGCCGGATAATTTGACCTGGGCGGAGACGGCGCTGCTTGCCGTTCTCCCGAATGATCCCGCAATGATCCATCCCGGCAAAAACCGCGGCCTCCTGCTCGAGAAACGCAACCGCCTGCTGGACAGGCTCTGCGAGAAAAAGATAATTACACAAACGGAATGTACCCTGGGAAAAGAAGAACCGCTGCCCGGAACCCCCTATCCCATCCCGGCAAAAGCCCCGCATCTTTTCGACCGGATGATAAAAGACGGACATGGGGGAACCTCCGTTATTTCCAGTATCGATCCCGCGCTGCAGCATCTTACCGCTTCGATCATCCGCAAGCATTACAAACATCTGTCTCGCTCGAAAATATACAATGCGGCCGCTTTGATCATAAAAGTCGATACGGGAGAAGCCCTTGCCTATGTGGGAAACACGGAACCGCTTTCCGGCGAACAACACGGTAATGCCGTGGACATTATCGCCGCAGACAGGAGTACGGGAAGTATTCTCAAGCCGTTTTTATACGCATTTATGCTGGATGAAGGGGAAATCCTTCCGGAAGAGATCGTTCCGGATATTCCGCTTTTTTACAGGGGATTTGCCCCGATGAATTTTGCAAAAACCTTCGACGGTGCAATCCCGGCGAGCAGGGCGCTGACCCGTTCACTGAACATCCCGTTCGTGTATCTGCTGCAAAAATACGATTACCGCAAATTCTACAGGAAACTCGCACAACTCGGCATGACACTCCCCTATCCCCCCTCCCATTATTCATTATCCCTGATCCTCGGCGGCGCGGAATCAACCCTCTGGGATCTGACCGCTATGTACGCGACAATGGCGCGGGTACTCAAACATTATCCTGTTTCAGGATACAGTCATGAGGATTACATCAGGAATACCTATCTGCCCGTTCCCGGTAATCCGGCGGATCCAGAAAAAAGAAAAAAATCGGACACGAGTCTCCTGGGCGCTGCTTCCATCTGGTTCACTTTTTCCGCAATGAAAGAGGTTGTCCGTCCGGACGAGGAAAGCAACTGGAATCGATATGCATCGTCACGGCCCATCGCTTGGAAAACGGGAACCAGCTATGGAAACAGGGACGGCTGGGCAATCGGCATTACGCCGGACTATGTCGTCGGGGTATGGGTCGGAAATGCCGATGGGGAAGGCAGACCCGAAATAAAAGGGATCCATATCGCCGGACCGATCCTCTTCGACATTTTCGGCATCCTGCCCCATACGAACTGGTTTACAAAACCGTGGACCGATATGGTATTCGCTGCGGTATGCAAAAAAAGCGGTATGCTGGCATCACAATCCTGTGAGGATACTATCATAACGGAAATCCCCGCCCGCGGTCTTTCTTCTTACCCCTGCTGCTACCACAGGATCGTCCATCTGGATGAAAAGGAAGCATATCAGGTGAATAGTTCGACGTATCCCGTTTCAAAAATGGTTCATAAAAAGTGGTTCGTACTCCCCCCGGTACAGGAGTATTATTTTAAAAAGCGGAACAGTTCATACAAAGTGCTGCCCCCCTTTCCGGACCATGTTGATACAAGGATGGAGTTTATCTATCCCGCGAAGAACAAAACGAACATTTATGTTCCCCTGGAACTCGACGGTACCCCCGGCAAAACGGTGTTTGAAATCGCGCACCGGAGCCCTGATACAACGGTTTTCTGGCATCTCGACGGCGAGTACCTCGGCGAGACAAAAGCCATTCATCAGATGGGGGTTTTCCCCCGGGAGGGAGAGCACGAGCTTGTCGTGATAGACGAGGAAGGGAACGTGCTCACGAATCATTTCACCGTTGTGAAAAGGATGAAGGGCTGA
- a CDS encoding DUF2202 domain-containing protein has product MKKTESIAAIVIALSVLCMAVPVFAASPDEGDIQHLIFMREEEKLARDVYLTMAALYPQSGVFTTIGTQSEQTHTDTIRDMLEQFGIPDPNPGANILPESIGVFTGKEYGWYFTDKYNTLVSRGRISLLDALYVGAFIEELDMLDIVSCPKVILETADLSGTCRCGLACTDVKAIRTMLTHLLDGSKNHLRSYVKNIEKIIGKGNYEAQVLTQEEVDEILGR; this is encoded by the coding sequence ATGAAAAAAACAGAATCAATTGCCGCCATTGTCATTGCCCTTTCGGTTCTCTGCATGGCGGTGCCGGTTTTTGCCGCAAGCCCGGATGAAGGCGATATACAACACCTGATCTTCATGCGGGAAGAGGAAAAACTGGCGAGGGATGTCTACCTGACCATGGCGGCCCTTTATCCGCAATCCGGCGTCTTCACCACGATCGGGACGCAATCCGAGCAGACCCATACGGACACGATCCGGGACATGCTCGAGCAATTCGGGATTCCCGATCCCAACCCCGGAGCGAACATCCTGCCGGAAAGCATCGGCGTGTTCACCGGAAAAGAGTACGGCTGGTACTTCACGGATAAATACAATACGCTGGTGTCCCGCGGCAGGATAAGCCTGCTCGATGCGCTGTATGTGGGCGCGTTTATCGAGGAACTCGACATGCTCGATATCGTCTCCTGTCCGAAAGTCATCCTGGAGACGGCCGATCTTTCGGGCACCTGCCGGTGCGGCCTTGCATGCACGGACGTGAAGGCGATCCGGACGATGCTCACACATCTCCTTGACGGATCGAAGAACCACCTGCGGTCGTACGTGAAGAACATCGAGAAAATCATCGGCAAAGGCAATTACGAGGCCCAGGTCCTTACTCAGGAAGAGGTCGACGAGATACTCGGAAGGTGA